In the Hyla sarda isolate aHylSar1 unplaced genomic scaffold, aHylSar1.hap1 scaffold_2786, whole genome shotgun sequence genome, CCGTACTGACCCCCTGTATGTATGATACCCTCTCCTATATAccgtactgaccccccccccccgtatgtaTGATGCCCTCCCCTATATACCGTACTGACCCCCCCTGTATGTATGATACCCTCCCCTATATACCGCACTGACCCCCTGTATGTGTGATACCCTCCCCTATATAccgcactgaccccccccccgtaTGTGTGATACCCTCCCCTATATACCGTACTGACCCCCCGTATGTGTGATACCCTCCCCTATATACCGTACTGACCCCCCCGTATGTGTGATACCCTCCCCTATATACCGTACTGACCCCCCCCGTATGTGTGATACCCTCCCCTATATACCGCACTGACCCCCTGTATGTGTGATACCCTCCCCTATATACCGCACTGACCCCCCCCCGTATGTGTGATACCCTCCCCTATATAccgtactgaccccccccccccgtatgtgtgataccctcccctatataccgtactgaccccccccccgtatgtgtgataccctcccctatataccgtactgaccccccccgtatgtgtgataccctcccctatataccgtactgaccccccccgtatgtgtgataccctcccctatataccgtactgacccccccgtatgtgtgataccctcccctatataccgtactgaccccccccgtatgtgtgataccctcccctatataccgtactgaccccccccccgtaTGTGTGATACCCTCCCCTATATACCGTACTGACACCCCCGTATGTGTGATACCCTCCCCTATATACCGTACTGACCCCCCCGTATGTGTGATACCCTCCCCTATATACCGTACTGACACCCCCGTATGTGTGATACCCTCCCCTATATACCGTACTGACACCCCCGTATGTGTGATACCCTCCCCTATATACCGTACTGACCCCCCCCGTATGTGTGATACCCTCCCCTATATACCGTACTGACCCCCCCCGTATGTGTGATACCCTCCCCTATATACCGTACTGACCCCCCCCCGTATGTGTGATACCCTCCCCTATATACCGTACTGACCCCCCCCGTATGTGTGATACCCTCCCCTATATACCGTACTGACCCCCCCCGTATGTGTGATACCCTCCCCTATATACCGTACTGACCCCCCCGTATGTGTGATACCCTCCCCTATATACCGTACTGACCCCCCCGTATGTGTGATACCCTCCCCTATATACCGTACTGACCCCCCCGTATGTGTGATACCCTCCCCTATATACCGTACTGACCCCCCCGTATGTGTGATACCCTCCCCTATATACCGTACTGACCTGTATGTGTGATACCCTCCCCTATATACCGTACTGTCCCCCTGTATGTATGATACCCTCCCCTATATATCGTACTGACCCCCTGTATGTATGATACCCTCCCCTATATACCGTACTGACCTGTATGTATGATACCCTCCCCTATATACCGTACTGTCCCCCTGTATGTATGATACCCTCCCCTATATACCGTACTGACCCCCCCCCGTATGTGTGATACCCTCCCCTATATACCGTACTGACCCCCCCCGTATGTGTGATACCCTCCCCTATATACCGTACTGACCCCCCCGTATGTGTGATACCCTCCCCTATATACCGTACTGACCCCCCCCGTATGTGTGATACCCTCCCCTATATACCGTACTGACCCCCCCCGTATGTGTGATACCCTCCCCTATATACCGTACTGACACCCCCGTATGTGTGATACCCTCCCCTATATACCGTACTGACCCCCCCGTATGTGTGATACCCTCCCCTATATACCGTACTGACACCCCCGTATGTGTGATACCCTCCCCTATATACCGTACTGACCCCCCCGTATGTGTGATACCCTCCCCTATATACCGTACTGACCCCCCCGTATGTGTGATACCCTCCCCTATATACCGTACTGACACCCCCGTATGTGTGATACCCTCCCCTATATACCGTACTGACACCCCCGTATGTGTGATACCCTCCCCTATATACCGTACTGACCCCCCCGTATGTGTGATACCCTCCCCTATATACCGTACTGACCCCCCCCGTATGTGTGATACCCTCCCCTATATACCGTACTGACCCCCCCCGTATGTGTGATACCCTCCCCTATATACCGTACTGACCCCCCCGTATGTGTGATACCCTCCCCTATATACCGTACTGACCCCCCCCGTATGTGTGATACCCTCCCCTATATACCGTACTGACCCCCCCGTATGTGTGATACCCTCCCCTATATACCGTACTGACCCCCCCGTATGTGTGATACCCTCCCCTATATACCGTACTGACCCCCCCGTATGTGTGATACCCTCCCCTATATACCGTACTGACCCCCCCGTATGTGTGATACCCTCCCCTATATACCGTACTGACCTGTATGTATGATACCCTCCCCTGTATATCGTACTGACCCCCTGTATGTATGATACCCTCCCCTATATACCGTACTGACCTGTATGTATGATACCCTCCCCTATATACCGTACTGTCCCCCTGTATGTATGATACCCTCCCCTATATACCGTACTGACCTGTATGTATGATACCCTCCCCTATATACCGTACTGACCCCCCCGTATGTATGATACCCTCCCCTATATACCGTACTGACCCCCTGTATGTGTGATACCCTCCCCCTGTAATACACTCGTCCTGGATATTCTCACACAGGTgtatctgcccctccccctcagtacATATCAGTTGTGTAAATATTGATCTCAGGCTCATTTACATAAATATTAACCCACTGTAGTCTGTGGGGATTGGTAAGTACAGAGGGGAATAAAGAATTCTGAGGAAGGGGTGAGTGCACCCGAAACGCATCCTTGGTTCTATTATTACTTTATTGTAAATAAAATCCCTTACTTTGGGTTTGAACATTACTACTGACGTGGAATAATTTCCATTGTGATAAGCGGCGCCCGACATCAGATGTtgtacaggacaggtctcctgtGATCTCCGGGCTGTGTGGACCCCTCAGCGGGGTGATATGGGGGGCGGTCCTTCTGTATCCCAGgcagtgatgacatcattggGGGTGGGTGTGACTGTATAATTTAGGTAATCTTTGTGCCCCTTGTATCCAGAGATTACCCTAAGCTCCGCCCCTGGTCTCCCCTGTGGTTGTGATGTGTTGGAGGGGACATTGGGGGCAGCCTCGGGGTTTGTAGATGACCATGATCTGTTTCCCTTCCCCCGCAGGCCTGTCTCCGATCCATTGATGTccagattctgcagcagctgttacTTGTGAATGAGGGGATCGAGGCTGTGAAGTGGATCCTGGAGGAGAAGGGGGCGCTCCTCACCAGTCGCTGCAGTAGTCTGACCAGCAGTCAGGAGACGTCGCGGCGCGGCAGCTGGAACAGTCTCCAGGACCCCGCTGACCGGCTGGACAGCATCTCTATCGGCAGCTACCTGGACACATTGGCCGATGACCTGGACGAGTATAGTCTGAGCACCAGCGAGCCCGTGGTCTCCACCCCCCGCCGCCTCCCACTGACCACCACCGACCATGACAGTTATATGGCGCTGACCAACGGCCCCTCAAAGCAGCTGGAACCGGACACGAAACCCCTAGAGGAGAAACCCAAACTAAGGCCAAGCCAGAACGGGAGGGCGTCCAGCAAGGTCCACCTGGAATATGATGCCCACTGGCGCTGGGTGCAGTCCCAGGACGATGTGACTTTTCTATAACCCGGGTGAGGGCGGAGCCTCGGATTCTATTTGGGGGTGGGCCTTGTAATCTACTCAGGAGTGGACCCCAGACTcttctgagaggggggggggggggggggggggagagacacgTTCATAGTCCTTGTTATAGACTCATCAGGTTCTGGGATTTTGTGCAGGACTGTTGGGGTGAGGAACAGTCTGGAGGAGACTTTCCACAATGGCTGCAGCTGACGTGATTGGTCGGTGACTACTGAAATCTCCTCCCTCTGTAATAAAGCTTTTTTTGTTGTCCGTCACAATTTCTTGGTATCAACTTTTTTCCTTTGGATCCTTCACTGTGAGAATGTAACAATATGGCGCCAATAGATGTGATCCCCCAGGAGATCtactacagctggggggagggggtgctatGAGCCCCAAAAAGTCCTTTACCTAGAtgagacattaaaggagtactccgggatgtaaAATATTGTGtttcagactgccggcagtaaaataaaGGGATCCATGCCTGCCGCCATTATctccctggttgccggtggtcagtgAGTCCCGTCATCTGGCGGGGTGACCGGTGCCGCAGGAGAGTGCGGGGTGACCGGTGCCGCAGGAGAGTGCGGGGTGACCGGTGCCGCAGGAGAGTGCGGGGTGACCGGTGCCGCAGGAGAGTGCGGGGGTGACCGGTGCCGCAGGAGAGTGCGGGGTGACCGGTGCCGCAGGAGAGTGCGGGGTGACCGGTGCCGCAGGAGAGTGCGGGGTGACCGGTGCCGCAGGAGAGTGCGGGGTGACCGGTGCCGCAGGAGAGTGCGGGGTGACCGGTGCCGCAGGAGAGTGCGGGGTGGCCGGTGCCGCAGGAGAGTGCGGGGTGACCGGTGCCGCAGGGGAGTGCGGGGTGACCGTTGCCGCAGGGCGAGTGCGGGGTGACCGATGCCGCAGGGCGAGTGCGGGGTGACCGATGCCGCAGGGGAGTGCGGGGTGACCGTTGCCGCAGGGCGAGTGCGGGGTGACCGTTGCCGCAGGGCGAGTGCGGGGTGACCGTTGCCGCAGGGCGAGTGCGGGGTGACCGATGCCGCAGGGCGAGTGCGGGGTGACCGATGCCGCAGGGCGAGTGCGGGGTGACCGATGCCGCAGGGCGAGTGCGGGGTGACCGATGCCGCAGGGCGAGGGCGGGGGTGACCGATGCCGCAGGGCGAGGGCGGGGTGACCGATGCCGCAGGGCGAGGGCGGGGTGACTCAATGACCTCCAGGAAGAGGCACCAGCGGCAGCTATGgatccctttattttatttttttgtgctgtcTTCTCGGGAGATCTgatatgatgatgcaggggggagacccaggatggatgatgatgatgatgatgcaggggggagacccaggatggatgatgatgatgatgcaggggggagacccgggatggatgatgatgatgcaggggggagacccgggatggatgatgatgatgcaggggggagacccgggatggatgatgatgatgcagggaggagacccgggatggatgatgatgatgatgcagggggagacccgggatggatgatgatgatgcaggggggagacccgggatggatgatgatgatgcaggggggagacccgggatggatgatgatgatgatgatgatgcaggggggagacccgggatggatgatgatgatgcaggggggagacccgggatggatgatgatgcaggggggagacccgggatggatgatgatgatgcagggggtagacccgggatggatgatgatgatgatgcaggaggagacccgggatggatgatgatgcaggggggagacctaggatggatgatgatgatgcaggggggagacccgggatggatgatgatgatgcaagggggagacccgggatggatgatgatgcagggggagacctgggatgaatgatgatgatgatgcaggggggagacccgggatggatgatgatgatgatgcaggggggagacccgggatggatgatgatgatgatgatgcaggggggagacccgggatggatgatgatgcaggggggagacccgggatggatgatgatgcaggggggagacccgggatggatgatgatgatgatgcagggaggagacccgggatggatgatgatgatgcaggggggagacccgggatggatgatgatgatgcaggggggagacccgggatggatgatgatgatgcaggggggagacccgggatggatgatgatgatgcaggggggagacccgggatggataatgatgatgcaggggggagacccgggatggatgatgatgatgcagggggagacccgggatggatgatgatgatgatgcaggggggagacccgggatggatgatgatgatgcaggggggagacccgggatggatgatgatgatgcagggggagacccgggatggatgatgatgatgcaggggcgagacccgggatggatgatgatgatgatgcagggggcagacccagcatggatgatgatgatgatgatgcaggggggagacccgggatggatgatgatgatgcaggggggagacccgggatggatgatgatgcaggggggagacccgggatggatgatgatgatgatgatgcagggggagacccgggatggatgatgatgatgcaggggggagacccgggatggatgatgatgatgcaggggggagacccgggatggatgatgatgatgatgcaggggggagacccgggatggatgatgatgatgcaggggggagacccgggatggatgatgatgatgcaggggggagacccgggatggatgatgatgatgcagggggcagacccgggatggatgatgatgatgatgcaggaggagacccgggatggatgatgatgcaggggggagacctaggatggatgatgatgatgcaggggggagacccgggatggatgatgatgcaggggggagacccgggatggatgatgatgatgcaggggggagacccgggatggataatgatgatgcaggggggagacccgggatggatgatgatgatgcagggggagacccgggatggatgatgatgatgatgcaggggggagacccgggatggatgatgatgatgcaggggggagacccgggatggatgatgatgatgcagggggagacccgggatggatgatgatgatgcaggggcgagacccgggatggatgatgatgatgatgcagggggcagacccagcatggatgatgatgatgatgatgcaggggggagacccgggatggatgatgatgatgcaggggggagacccgggatggatgatgatgcaggggggagacccgggatggatgatgatgatgatgatgcagggggagacccgggatggatgatgatgatgcaggggggagacccgggatggatgatgatgatgcaggggggagacccgggatggatgatgatgatgatgatgatgcaggggggagacccgggatggatgatgatgatgcaggggggagacccgggatggatgatgatgatgcaggggggagacccgggatggatgatgatgatgcagggggcagacccgggatggatgatgatgatgatgcaggaggagacccgggatggatgatgatgcaggggggagacctaggatggatgatgatgatgcaggggggagacccgggatggatgatgatgatgcaagggggagacccgggatggatgatgatgcagggggagacctGGGAtgaatgatgatgatgcagggggggagacccgggatggatgatgatgatgatgcaggggggagacccgggatggatgatgatgatgatgatgcaggggggagacccgggatggatgatgatgcaggggggagacccgggatggatgatgatgatgatgcagggaggagacccgggatggatgatgatgcagggaggagacccgggatggatgatgatgatgatgcaggggagagacccgggatggatgatgatgatgcagggggagacccgggatggatgatggtgatgcaggggggagacccgggatggatgatgatgatgcaggggggagacccgggatggatgatgatgatgcaggggggagacccgggatggatgatgatgatgcaggggggagacccgggatggatgatgatgatgcaggggggagacccgggatggataatgatgatgcaggggggagacccgggatggatgatgatgatgcagggggagacccgggatggatgatgatgatgcaggggggagacccgggatggatgatgatgatgcagggggagacccaggatggatgatgatgatgcaggggcgagacccgggatggatgatgatgatgcaggggcgagacccgggatggatgatgatgatgatgcagggggcagacccgggatggatgatgatgatgcagggggcagacccgggatggatgatgatgatgatgatgcagggggcagacccgggatggatgatgatgatgcaagggggagacccgggatggatgatgatgcaggggggagacttgggatggatgatgatgcagggggagacctgggatggatgatgatgatgatgcagggaggagacccgggatggatgatgatgcaggggggagacccgggatggatgatgatgatgcaggggggagacccgggatggatgatgatgcagggaggagacccgggatggatgatgatgatgcagggaggagacccaggatggatgatgatgcagggaggagacccgggatggatgatgatgcaggggggagacccgggatggatgatgatgcagggaggagacccgggatggatgatgatgatgcaggggggagacccgggatggatgatgatgatgcaggggatagacccgggatggatgatgatgatgatgcaggggggagacccgggatggatgatgatgatgcaggggggagacccggaatggatgatgatgatgatgcaggggggagacccgggatggatgatgatgatgatgcagggaggagacccgggatggatgatgatgatgatgcaggggggagacccgggatggatgatgatgatgcagggggagacccgggatggatgatgatgatgcaggggggagacccgggatggatgatgatgatgcaggggggagacccgggatggatgatgatgatgatgatgcagggggagacccgggatggatgatgatgatgcaggggggagacccgggatggatgatgatgatgatgcaggggggagacccgggatggatgatgatgatgcagggggagacccgggatggatgatgatgatgcaagggggagacccgggatggatgatgatgatgatgcagggaggagacccgggatggatgatgatgatgcagggggcagacccgggatggatgatgatgatgatgcagggaggagacccgggatggatgatgatgatgcagggggcagacccgggatggatgatgatgatgatgcagggggcagacccgggatggatgatgatgatgcaggggggagacccgggatggatgatgatgatgcagggggagacccgggatggatgatgataatgcaggggggagacccgggatggatgatgatgatgcaggggatagacccgggatggatgatgatgatgatgcagggaggagacccgggatggatgatgatgatgcagggggcagacccgggatggatgatgatgatgatgcaggggggagacccgggatggatgatgatgatgcagggggagacccgggatggatgatgatgatgcaggggggagacccgggatggatgatgatgatgcagggggcagacccgggatggatgatgatgatgcagggaggagacccgggatggatgatgatgatgcagggggagacccgggatggatgatgatgatgcagggggagacccgggatggatgatgatgatgcaggggggagacccgggatggatgatgatgatgatgatgcagggaggagacccgggatggatgatgatgatgctgcaggggggagacccgggatggatgatgatgatgcaggggatagacccgggatggatgatgatgatgcaggggggagacccgggatggatgatgatgatgatgcagggggagacccgggatggatgatgatgatgatgatgcaggggggagatccgggatggatgatgatgatgcaggggggagagacccgggatggatgatgatgatgatgcagggaggagacccgggatggatgatgatgatgcaggggggagacccgggatggatgatgatgatgcaggggggagacccgggatggatgatgatgatgcagggggagacccgggatggatgatgatgatgcagggggcagacccgggatggatgatgatgatgcagggaggagacccgggatggatgatgatgcagggggagacccgggatggatgatgatgcaggggggagacccgggatggatgatgatgatgatgcagggggggagacccgggatggatgatgatgatgatgatgcagggggagacccgggatggatgatgatgatgatgcagggggagacccgggatggatgatgatgatgcagggaggagacccggattggatgatgatgatgcagggggagacccgggatggatgatgatgatgatgcagggggcagacctgggatggatgatgatgatgatgcagggggagacccgggatggatgatgatgatgcaagggggagacccgggatggatgatgatgatgcagggaggagacccgggatggatgatgatgatgcagggggagacccgggatggatgatgatgatgatgcagggggagacccgggatggatgatgatgatgcaggggggagacccgggatggatgatgatgatgcagggaggagacccgggatggatgatgatgcaggggggagacccgggatggatgatgatgatgatgcagggggagacccgggatggatgatgatgatgcaggggggagacccgggatggatgatgatgatgcaggggggagacccgggatggatgatgatgatgatgatgcaggggggagacccgggatggatgatgatgatgcaggggggagacccgggatggatgatgatgatgcaggggggagacccgggatggatgatgatgatgcagggggtagacccgggatggatgatgatgatgatgcaggaggagacccgggatggatgatgatgcaggggggagacctaggatggatgatgatgatgcaggggggagacccgggatggatgatgatgatgcaagggggagacccgggatggatgatgatgcagggggagacctgggatgaatgatgatgatgatgcaggggggagacccgggatggatgatgatgatgatgcaggggggagacccgggatggatgatgatgatgatgcaggggggagacccgggatggatgatgatgatgatgatgcaggggggagacccgggatggatgatgatgcaggggggagacccgggatggatgatgatgatgatgcagggaggagacccgggatggatgatgatgatgcaggggggagacccgggatggatgatgatgatgcaggggggagacccgggatggatgatgatgatgcaggggggagacccgggatggatgatgatgatgcaggggggagacccgggatggataatgatgatgcaggggggagacccgggatggatgatgatgatgcagggggagacccgggatggatgatgatgatgatgcaggggggagacccgggatggatgatgatgatgcaggggggagacccgggatggatgatgatgatgcagggggagacccgggatggatgatgatgatgcaggggcgagacccgggatggatgatgatgatgcaggggcgagacccgggatggatgatgatgatgatgcagggggcagacccagcatggatgatgatgatgatgcaggggggagacccgggatggatgatgatgatgcaggggggagacccgggatggatgatgatgcaggggggagacccgggatggatgatgatgatgatgatgcagggggagacccgggatggatgatgatgatgcaggggggagacccgggatggatgatgatgatgcaggggggagacccgggatggatgatgatgatgatgatgcaggggggagacccgggatggatgatgatgatgcaggggggagacccgggatggatgatgatgatgcaggggggagacccgggatggatgatgatgatgcagggggcagacccgggatggatgatgatgatgatgcaggaggagacccgggatggatgatgatgcaggggggagacctaggatggatgatgatgatgcaggggggagacccgggatggatgatgatgatgcaagggggagacccgggatggatgatgatgcagggggagacctGGGAtgaatgatgatgatgcagggggggagacccgggatggatgatgatgatgatgcaggggggagacccgggatggatgatgatgatgatgcaggggggagacccgggatggatgatgatgcaggggggagacccgggatggatgatgatgatgatgcagggaggagacccgggatggatgatgatgcagggaggagacccgggatggatgatgatgatgatgcaggggagagacccgggatggatgatgatgatgcagggggagacccgggatggatgatggtgatgcaggggggagacccgggatggatgatgatgatgcaggggggagacccgggatggatgatgatgatgcaggggggagacccgggatggatgatgatgatgcaggggggagacccgggatggatgatgatgatgcaggggggagacccgggatggataatgatgatgcaggggggagacccg is a window encoding:
- the LOC130326007 gene encoding leucine rich adaptor protein 1-like; protein product: VSLPPQACLRSIDVQILQQLLLVNEGIEAVKWILEEKGALLTSRCSSLTSSQETSRRGSWNSLQDPADRLDSISIGSYLDTLADDLDEYSLSTSEPVVSTPRRLPLTTTDHDSYMALTNGPSKQLEPDTKPLEEKPKLRPSQNGRASSKVHLEYDAHWRWVQSQDDVTFL